AAGTCTCTTTATGGCTTAAAACAAGCCTCTAGGCAATGGAATTTAAAGCTCACTGAGGTCTTGCTGGCTACTGGTTACTCACAAAGCTCATATGATCACTCTCTTTTCATAAAGAAGGATGGTGAAGCTATAGCTGTGATTCTTATCTATGTTGATGATCTGCTCATAATAGGAAATAGTGACAAGCTGATACAAGAGCTAAAGGACTCTCTTCATAGTAAGTTCAAAATGAAGGACCTTGATGACCTCAAATACTTCCGAGGGATTGAGATTCTAAGGTCCAAAATTGATATACTACTTAATAAGAGGAAATATGCTTTTGAGTTAATTTCAGACACTGGGTTGAGTGGTGCAAAATCAGTGACTACACCTTTAGAAGCAAATACCAAGCTCACCACAGTAGAATATGATGAGCTAACTGGAGTCACCAATGATCCTGTGTTCAAAGATATTACAAGCTACCAAAGGTTGATTGGTAGATTATTATACCTAACCATAACTAGACCTGATATAAGTTTTGTTGTCCAAGTACTTTCACATTTCATGTAGCAACCTAAATTATAACACTGGGAAGCAGCTTTAAGGCTAGTTAGATACATCAAAATTTGTCCTGGTCAAGGCCTGTTGCTAAGAAGCAAAAGAAGTCTGAAACTTAAAGTATTTTGTGACTCAGATTGGGCAGCATGTCCCAATACCAGAAGGTCTGTAACTGGATATCTGGTTACAGTGAGTAGAAGCTCTATAGAGGCTGAGTACAAGAGCATGGCTGGTGCTGTTGCTGAAGTTATTTGGGTATTATGAGTATTAAACAAGCTGAATGTGGTGGTCAAAACACCTGTGAAGTTACATTGTGACATAAGGCAACATTCCAAATTGCTAATAATTCCATATTTTATGAGAGGACTAAACATATAGaaattgattgtcattttgtgaGCGAGAGAATCAAAAATGGATTGATACTACCTACCTATGTAAATACCAAACAACAGCTAGCTGATCTACTTACTAAGGggttatgtcacgacccaaccccgtaggccgtgatgggtgcccgaactgaaCACTCGCGTATACTCctactaactataagtaaacatgtcttctatttgagtcatagcgtACCAACAagcaagataatatataagccgacaaggctatcgtaacatataggcacaaccttacacgcatacatatacaacccacatacatatctacagacctctaagagaaagaacattaatgtcacgacccagctccgtgggccgcgactggtgtCCTATTTGGACACCCAAACAAACTTACATACTAAAGTCGCGCGTGCAGAAAATAACATATCAAGCCAAAATGGGCGACGAAACGCGCATCGTTGGGTATGGGCATCTATCCAAACATATGGCTGTCGCACCCTATTTTCGAGCGGGTCGAAATAGTTCGCAACATAAAAGTGGCTATGCCTCTGATTTTGAAATTGTttgtttagagtcgccacctaattttaaggaaaatattaggaaaaccattgtaaatgtaaactctgtttGGATTTGCGAAACCTGTGAGATTCTAAGTAAGGGTTTTAgttactcgaggggaaggtattaggcatccctcagagcctatccaaagatagtccttaaatttagttttagaaaaatgattagggatatttatttatttttgttttgttttagaaatattaagaagaaaggttttattaaattaaaaaaatatagtgaaaatataaggtatgtcatatatatacatcttatatatgaatgacccaaatttaataataatatatttattgtgtaaataaataataaataatatacttaaaatatataaaaatacaaatgtatattttaaaatcatttaaataattaacttacttaatttatggtaaaataaatgtCTAGTATTAGCAAAtggttattttatttgtagccacaatagaaagaaaaaaaaatgaataagataatagacaagtgtagatatatgaatatataatatgttgTAAATCTAATTTGGGTGAAATCTCTAATAAGATTAAAGATGCGAAAAatcattgagttttaaaatattaaactaccccaaatacaaacaaaaatatttaaaagtcgacaggaaataaaattatctacattcttatttttcttcggatcagcgccggctcattaatcggaagacaaaatatataaagtttttgtcatttttctgctcgggtcaacttccatcatttccgaagggcctaattacccctacccctcttaagtttatttattattataatcctaaagcgatctaaaataaataataactaacgTCCTAAAGCGTGTCTATCGACCCAACTTAatgtccaagaggcattggatatactattagggtaggttttagaccaaagaaaatataggcGTCCTAATTAGAcccatcgtcaaacaaaacagataggacaagcagttagcacataaaatctcaaataagcctttagattaattaattagcatgcttgaaaacacagataagtTGTGAAGGTCATAATAATTATGTGTGTGCATATAATCAGACGTAGatattgtaaaatataaaacttgaatAAGATAGAcgataaatttcattattttaatatatgaaGGCAATGTTAATTACAAAGGCGATTGTAATAAAGAAGGcatgcttgataattttagttattaactaatagTATTTATAAATCCTATTAATATGAGTTAGTTAATAACATGctgaagatttattaaaatactatagatatgatttctaaatgaaatgaaaatttattaaaaatgtagacatgacctcaaaatggaataatacaataaatatttgttagaatcttatagacatgatttttatacataataacGTCACATTACAGGGGATATGATTTTAACcggcaaaattaatttttatctatGAGTATGATTTCTACATGAAACAatgttcttaaaatatttacaatcaaagatatgctgaaattattatttaaacctatgaacatgatttctaaaatatagaaatatgatgaaatatttattaaaggcGCAGAGACTATAAGCATGATAACTACAATAACTCGTGTGAGTTCTTCCTAATATTTAGAATACATTTTTTACTACTTTGCTGAAAATCTTGGATAAAgtttataaatatggaataatataattttaaataaagagaatgttctaatataaaattgattaattaacaATTATTCAAATAGTATGAGGATTGGTAATTTTAAACTCAAACGAGCCAAGATTTTGGGCATATTATTACTTCATATGTATATTTAAAGGAAATTCAAAACATTAAACTAGACGACACGTTTTAAATGCATAACAAGGATAGTAAATTAAGATTTGGTCTTTCATCGTCCTAACAAACATAAAATCAAACCTTATTAACAAACTATTGCTTTAAATTAGATCTAAACATGATATTAatggcatgatttctaaattttattaaaactaTAGGTATGATTTATGGATTGACAACACACTACattagacatgatttctatatgaatcaatataatgaaaatatttgacaTCTTATAAGCATAACTTAATTcctataaaaatactaaaatattcattaagtcctatagacatgatttgctatatgatattcaacataaaatctcatgcacatgatttccaaatgactagcatgttaaaaatattaattaaaatatttaaatatgatgTAATTAAAATTGTAGATCCAATGAACATAATGTCTACataaaatgacatttaaatCTGAA
This Solanum dulcamara chromosome 8, daSolDulc1.2, whole genome shotgun sequence DNA region includes the following protein-coding sequences:
- the LOC129900076 gene encoding uncharacterized mitochondrial protein AtMg00810-like, translating into MVTVRTVISIAASHNWPLDQIDIHNVFLQASRQWNLKLTEVLLATGYSQSSYDHSLFIKKDGEAIAVILIYVDDLLIIGNSDKLIQELKDSLHSKFKMKDLDDLKYFRGIEILRSKIDILLNKRKYAFELISDTGLSGAKSVTTPLEANTKLTTVEYDELTGVTNDPVFKDITSYQRLIDWAACPNTRRSVTGYLVTVSRSSIEAEYKSMAGAVAEVIWIFEYTSKNSILRESLTGGQQPQRCCLAVVADVRHWSCLPTKMLSAAARRCWRWFAAAAAEGAAMRHGC